The genomic window CTACCCTATCAGCTTCAACGGAAAAACGCGCCTCAACCTCGAACTTCCTGCAACTATGGGCAAGGATGAAGTGGAGCAGTACGTGCTTGCCAATGCAGAAGTGATTGAACGCTTGGAAGGCGGCACACCCAAAAAGGTCATCGTGGTGCCTGGAAGGATTGTGAATATTGTGGTTTGAACATGAAATTATCGACCTTTATGTCATGAAACTCTCTGATTACATAGAGATTGACCCAACCAAGCGCTTCGGAAAACCTATTCTGAAAGGTACGCGCATTACTGTAGGCGATGTGCTTAATTGGCTCGGAAACGGTATGAGTAAGGAAGACATCATTGGTGATTTTCCTGAACTGAATGAAAAGCAGATACAGGCCTGTCTGCTATTCGCGGCATCCCGCGAAAATCAGCTAGGGATTGCCTCGTGAAACTTCTGTTTGACCAGAACATTTCGTTTCGGCTGGTGTCGAAGATCAAAGATGTTTTTCCGAACGTTGAGCAGGTTCGAAAACTCGGGTTGGAAGACTCCTCTGATGAAGAAATATGGCGGTTCTCCAAAGAAAACGGCTATACCATTATCACTTTTGATAGCGATTTCTACGACCTATCCGTGGTTTGGGGTCTGCCCCCAAAGATTGTTTGGATCAGAACTGGAAACCTAGTGCTTACGGAAATTGAAAGGTTGCTCAGAACCCATGCCGAAAACATTGAACGATTCGTTGGGCAATCGGAATTAGCGTGTCTCGAAATTATCGGCAAACCCAATAGTTGAATGAATTACTACTCCCAAGAAACCGAGCGCTTCAACCTCGAACTTCCTGCAACGATGGGCAAGGATG from Flavobacteriales bacterium includes these protein-coding regions:
- a CDS encoding DUF433 domain-containing protein; the encoded protein is MKLSDYIEIDPTKRFGKPILKGTRITVGDVLNWLGNGMSKEDIIGDFPELNEKQIQACLLFAASRENQLGIAS
- a CDS encoding DUF5615 family PIN-like protein: MKLLFDQNISFRLVSKIKDVFPNVEQVRKLGLEDSSDEEIWRFSKENGYTIITFDSDFYDLSVVWGLPPKIVWIRTGNLVLTEIERLLRTHAENIERFVGQSELACLEIIGKPNS